A region of the Methylomagnum ishizawai genome:
TCCGGCTTCCCTGGCCACCGGTTTAAAAAATGCCTTGTCCGCGTTGACCGCCCGTAACGGTTCCTCCGCCGCCGCCGCCACCAGCAACCCGAACGTATCCTCCGGGGATAACTTCGTTTTCAGCACGCGCTTCAGATCGGTGGAATGGAGTGGGGAATTGGTGCGGCAGCAAATCGATATCAATACTGGCGCGGTGGTTAAATACAACCCCGATGATCCTAGCACTTATGACTGGACGGCCCAGTCCATTCTCGATGCCACCCCGTATACCAGCCGTAATATCTACACCAAGACCAGTACGGGTTTGCAGCCCTTCGTTTGGAATTCGCTGGATACGACCACCCAAAGCTACTTCAGCCTGCCCTATATTGCTTCCACACCACCTGCGGGATTCAATAGCCTATCCCAGCTTTGTACTGTGGGTACCGACTGCATCGATGCCAATCTTCAGGATAATAACCATGCCGGTGGCCAGAGCTTGGTGAATTTTCTCCGTGGCGACCGTAGCAATGAGGGCAGCGAGTCCGATTCTTCCAAATATTACCGTCAGCGTGCCCATATATTGGGAGATTTGGTTAACGCCTCGGCGGTTTATGTGAGGGAATCGTTATTCAAATATGCGGATTCGGGTTACAGCGATTTCAAAAGTGCCAATGATAACGGGCGCTTACCCATGGTCTATGCGGCCGGCAACGATGGTATGTTGCATGCCTTCAATGGAGGAGATGCCGCTTCTGGAGGTGGAACCGAAAAATGGGCCTATATCCCTTCGTTCCTATTGCCCAATCTCTATACTTTGGCCGATAAGCAATATTATCTAGGGGACAATCATCGGTTCTTTGCCGATGCCACGCCAGTGGTGGGGGATATTGCCTGCCCTAGCTCCGGCTGCGTCACCAACTCGGGGAGCGTCTCCGGTTGGCGGACGATCCTGGTGGGGGGGCTGAACAATGGCGGGCGTGGGTATTATGCGCTGGACGTGACCAATCCGGCTACCACGCCCACCCTGTTATGGGAATTCACCGATCCCAATATGGGCTATACCTTTGGCAATCCCCAGATTACCAAACTGACCGATGGGACCTGGGTGGTGTTGGTGACCTCTGGTTATAACAATACATTAACTGGGAAAGGGTATTTGTATGTGATCAACGCGGCCACCGGAGCTTTGATCAGATCGATTGCGACCACCGCGGGCAGTGCCGCCACCCCGAGTGGCTTGGGGCGTATCAGCGCTTGGGTGAAAAGTCCCGCGTACGATAATACCGTCACAGCGGTTTATGGCGGCGACTTGATGGGTAATCTATGGCGCTTCGATCCTAACAGCGCCCAGGGAGCCAATAATCCGGTCCTGCTGGCGACCTTTAAAAGCCCGACGGGTAACGCGCAACCGATCACCACCAAACCCGAACTGGGCAGTGTGAATGGCAACCATGTGGTTTATGTCGGTACCGGACGCTTATTGGGTGTGACCGATCTCGGCGATAAGAGCGTGCAGTCTTTTTATGCCGTGAAGGATACTTTGGGCAATACCGGATACGGCAATCCCCGGACGGCGGGCGGTTTTGTCCAACAGACGATGACCACCACCACCTGTCCAGCCAATACATCGACCGACATATGCGGCAGCGGACAGATAGTACGCATCGCTAGTAATAACGCTGTGAATTTGGCGGGTGAGGACAACGGCTGGTATTTCGATTTTCCGGATAGTGGCGAGCGTTCCAACACCGATCCGGCCTTGGTGCTCGGCGTGCTGGTGCTTACCACCAACGTGCCAACTTCGGATGCTTGCACTGCGGGAGGTTATAGTTATTACTACATTATCGACTACCGTACAGGCTCGTCTTTGATGGCGGTGGAAACAGGGGTGGCTTCTACAAAGAACGATGAAAACGCCTTGGCCAGTGCCCCAGTGGTGGTGAACCTGACGGATTCACCCCATGGGAATAAGATCGTTAGCTTGACACAACTCGGCGGAGGTGGCGGTCTTCAAGTGGGCAAGCCGCCCGTGCTTGGTGCGCTGGGTCCGGCCCGGCGGGTCTCCTGGCGGGAACTCATCACCAACCAATAGCCTAGGCGGCGGCCGACTCTCCCGCGCCACCACCGAACACTCCTCCACCAATGCCGCGCCCGTAAACCGGACGCGGCGCTTTATAACGGCCCGCCACCACCCTTCAAGGAAACACCACCATGCATGGAAATCCCGTCGGCCACGCGCTCCGCGCCGCCGCCCTGGCCGCCCTGGCCGCGCTCGGCCTTTCCGCCTGCGCCCCCTCCCCGGCGGAAGCCGAGCGCAACCGCGAGGACAGCCTGAAGTTCCTGACCGAAAACGCCCATAAGCCCGGCATCGCCGCCACCCCCAGCGGCTTGCAGTACCAAGTCTTGCAGGCGGGGAGCGGCGCGTCCCCCAAACCCACCGACAAGGTGACGGTCAACTATCGCGGCAGTTTGGTGTCGGGACGCGAATTCGATAGCGGCGAAGGCATCGCTTTCGGATTGGACCAAGTGATTCCCGGCTGGACCGAGGGCTTGCAATTGATGCGGGAAGGGGCCCGCTACCGGTTCTTCATCCCGGCGGAACTGGCCTACGGCGAGCACGGCGCGGGCCGGGTGATCCCGCCCAACGCGGCCTTGGTGTTCGAGGTCGATCTGCTCAAGGTCGAACCCGCGCCCTGAGCCTCAGGGGGTGGCGTGCCGCGCCGTCCTGGGTAACAATCCTTCCACGGTCCGCGTGGCCGCTTCGCAGGCGGGCACGGCGTCGATCAATGCCATCTGGGTCTGGAGGTCGGCGCTCGCGCCCGACAGCGATTCCGAGACCACTTCGTTGAGGGGGGCGCAAGCCTCCGTCATCCTGGCTTCCGCCGCCGGGAGCGCGCCGTCTCCGGTGTCTTCCGTATCCCCCGCTTCGATCAAAGCGTTCATGACCTGGTTGTGGTGGCGGAATACCCGTTCCACATACCGGGCGAATTCCTCCTGGCTCAGGGTCATGGGTTCGCCGTTGACGCCGTGGGTGGCGATCGCCGCGCAGCCGTCCAGCGCCGCGGCGAGCGCCACCAGCAGCGCGTATCTCTGGGTCCGGGTCGATTTGATTGCCATGGAGAGGGCCGATAGTCCGGGAAGGGCATTGTCGCCAATTCCGCCGGGCTTGTCGTCCGGTAAAACCGGCATCCTTGGGGTGCCTGGAGCCGGCGGACCGCGCCGCGCCCGGTATCCGGGGTTCGTGGTGGGGGTGTACGATAGCTTTGAAAAATCCCCTTGAATTTCTTATTCTTGACCCATGAAGCACATCGAGCCCCCAGCGCCAAGCG
Encoded here:
- a CDS encoding FKBP-type peptidyl-prolyl cis-trans isomerase: MHGNPVGHALRAAALAALAALGLSACAPSPAEAERNREDSLKFLTENAHKPGIAATPSGLQYQVLQAGSGASPKPTDKVTVNYRGSLVSGREFDSGEGIAFGLDQVIPGWTEGLQLMREGARYRFFIPAELAYGEHGAGRVIPPNAALVFEVDLLKVEPAP